Proteins from a genomic interval of Rosa chinensis cultivar Old Blush chromosome 2, RchiOBHm-V2, whole genome shotgun sequence:
- the LOC112188547 gene encoding probable LRR receptor-like serine/threonine-protein kinase At1g51880 isoform X2 has product MIIKHFPFALLSGFVLILSVLAVDDQTGFISLDCGLPTNSSYSEPGSGIDYISDEPFIDTGVSKSIAPEYKATHQQQVAHVRSFPQWTRNCYRVNITSGTKYMIRATFVYGNYDGLNKLPKFDLHMGPSFWDSITLANAAASTIKEVIHIPSLDYIHVCLVNTGSGTPFISALELRPLKNTTYITKSGSLAVEYRLDVGSQSNQSYSPAALTGGNFTFSLFKTENSTLPPILNAMEYFRVIDFSQSETNQDDVVAITNIKSTYGVEKNWQGDPCGPQEYVWEGLNCSLDDPPRITSLDLSSSGLTGEIASYISNLDMLQSLDLSNNSLTGSVPEFLTKLPNLKVLNLEKNKLNGSLPSMLIEKSTSGSLSLRVGENENLCAAISCKKKKNNVFIPIIAAVGGFAILFVASVVIFFSMRRKRKQVGTAVADSNIQMDSLENFESKKRQFTYSEVLTITNNFQTILGKGGFGPVYHGYVDDTQVAVKVLSPSSVQGYQQFQAEVKLLMRVHHRNLTGLVGYCNEGTNMALLYEYMANGNLESHLLGEDSNATLLTWESRLRIAADAAQGLEYLHNGCKPPIIHRDVKTPNILLAENFQAKLADFGLSRMFSTDEGTHMSTAVAGTPGYLDPEYHITGWLNEKSDVYSFGVVLLQIITSRPVISRTAQVNSHVSQWVSSMLSNGDIKSIVDPKLRGDFEINSAWKAVELARDCMSEMSTGRPNMSEVVTRLKECLGAELARINESRVSGTTDSSIVFSMNTGLSPSAR; this is encoded by the exons ATGATAATCAAGCATTTCCCATTTGCATTGCTTTCTGGGTTTGTTCTTATACTTTCAGTTCTTGCAGTAGATGATCAAACAG GCTTCATTAGCTTGGACTGTGGGCTACCAACAAATTCAAGCTACTCTGAGCCAGGATCAGGCATTGACTACATTTCAGATGAACCCTTTATTGACACCGGCGTAAGTAAAAGCATTGCGCCTGAATATAAAGCTACTCATCAGCAGCAAGTAGCTCATGTTCGTAGCTTTCCTCAATGGACCAGAAACTGTTACAGAGTGAACATTACAAGCGGTACTAAATATATGATCAGAGCAACTTTTGTGTATGGGAACTATGATGGGCTAAATAAACTGCCAAAATTTGATCTGCACATGGGACCTAGTTTCTGGGATTCAATCACACTAGCCAATGCAGCCGCGAGTACCATCAAAGAAGTCATTCATATTCCCTCATTAGACTACATTCATGTATGTCTTGTGAACACAGGCTCTGGAACACCATTCATTTCAGCATTGGAACTGAGGCCTTTAAAAAACACAACTTATATAACCAAAAGTGGTTCACTGGCAGTTGAGTATCGCTTGGATGTTGGTTCCCAAAGCAATCAATCATACAG CCCAGCAGCGTTAACAGGAGGAAATTTTACATTCTCACTCTTCAAAACTGAGAATTCAACACTGCCACCGATCCTCAATGCCATGGAGTACTTCAGAGTCATAGATTTCTCACAGTCAGAAACTAATCAAGACGATG TGGTTGCAATCACAAACATAAAGTCAACATATGGAGTTGAGAAAAATTGGCAGGGAGATCCATGTGGTCCACAAGAGTACGTCTGGGAAGGTCTAAACTGTAGCTTGGACGATCCCCCAAGAATCACATCCTT GGACTTGTCCTCGAGCGGCTTGACAGGAGAGATAGCTTCATATATATCCAATCTTGACATGTTACAATCTTT GGATTTATCTAACAATAGCTTAACTGGATCAGTACCTGAGTTTCTGACTAAATTGCCAAACCTGAAAGTCCT TAACTTGGAAAAGAACAAACTGAATGGTTCACTTCCAAGTATGCTTATCGAAAAATCGACAAGTGGATCACTATCGTTAAG GGTCGGAGAAAATGAAAACTTATGTGCAGCAATTTCatgcaaaaagaagaaaaacaatgtATTCATTCCAATAATAGCAGCAGTTGGTGGATTTGCTATTCTGTTTGTAGCATCAGTTGTTATATTTTTTAgcatgagaagaaaaagaaaacaag TTGGAACAGCAGTGGCAGATTCCAACATTCAAATGGATTCATTAGAAAATTTCGAGTCCAAGAAGAGACAATTTACATACTCAGAGGTGCTGACAATTACTAACAACTTTCAGACAATTCTTGGGAAAGGTGGATTTGGACCGGTTTACCATGGCTATGTAGATGATACTCAAGTAGCTGTGAAAGTACTTTCTCCATCATCAGTTCAAGGATACCAACAATTTCAAGCAGAG GTCAAACTTCTTATGAGAGTTCATCATAGAAACTTGACTGGCCTTGTTGGATATTGCAATGAAGGAACGAACATGGCTCTCCTCTACGAATACATGGCCAATGGAAATCTGGAATCGCATCTCTTGG GTGAAGATAGCAATGCAACTCTCTTGACTTGGGAAAGTCGACTTAGAATAGCGGCTGATGCAGCACAAG GACTGGAGTATCTTCACAATGGTTGTAAGCCACCTATTATCCACAGAGATGTGAAGACACCAAATATTTTGTTAGCCGAAAATTTCCAAGCAAAGTTGGCTGATTTTGGCCTATCCAGAATGTTCTCAACTGACGAAGGCACTCATATGTCAACAGCTGTTGCTGGCACCCCTGGATACCTTGACCCTGA GTACCACATAACAGGCTGGTTGAATGAGAAGAGTGATGTATATAGCTTTGGAGTTGTTCTCTTGCAGATAATAACTAGCCGACCTGTGATATCAAGAACAGCCCAAGTGAATAGTCATGTAAGTCAATGGGTTAGCTCCATGCTTTCTAATGGGGATATCAAAAGTATTGTTGATCCTAAGTTACGAGGAGACTTTGAAATCAACTCTGCGTGGAAGGCTGTTGAATTGGCAAGGGATTGTATGTCTGAAATGTCAACTGGAAGGCCAAACATGAGTGAGGTGGTGACAAGACTCAAAGAGTGCTTGGGAGCAGAGTTGGCTCGAATAAATGAAAGTCGTGTGAGTGGAACAACCGATTCATCAATTGTGTTCTCCATGAATACTGGACTCAGTCCTTCTGCGAGGTAA
- the LOC121051295 gene encoding secreted RxLR effector protein 161-like codes for MESVPYARSRLVGSLMYAQVCTRPDSSFAVGMLSRFQYDPGHKHWTAGKKVLRYVQRTKSHMLMNKRVKKLELVGFTNSDFAGNYPASMKSTCGYVYMLAGGAVAWKTMKQSLIAISTMQAEIIAIYEGVCEGLWIINFLLETKILSNFVDGKLKVYFDNEAAVFFSKNSKRSNNSKHIDFKFYSVRKRVKDREIEIAAISTDVQLADPFTKALPVSVFKKHVEDMRILSSLDS; via the coding sequence ATGGAGTCTGTACCATATGCTAGATCTAGATTAGTTggcagtctcatgtatgcacaagtatGCACTAGGCCAGATTCATCCTTTGCAGTTGGCATGTTGTCGAGATTTCAATATGATCCTGGACACAAGCATTGGACTGCTGGCAAAAAGGTATTGAGATACGTACAGAGGACTAAGAGTCACATGCTTATGAATAAGCGTGTGAAGAAACTTGAACTTGTAGGCTTCACAAACTCAGATTTTGCAGGCAATTATCCTGCATCAATGAAGTCTACTTGTGGCTATGTATATATGTTGGCAGGTGGTGCAGTGGCTtggaaaacaatgaaacaatcaTTGATAGCCATATCCACCATGCAAGCAGAAATTATAGCCATATATGAAGGTGTATGTGAAGGCCTATGGATCATAAACTTTCTTTTGGAAACAAAGATTTTAAGTAATTTTGTTGATGGAAAGCTGAAAGTTTATTTTGATAATGAAGCTGCTGTGTTCTTCAGTAAGAATAGCAAAAGGTCCaataattcaaaacatatagaCTTTAAGTTCTACAGTGTGAGAAAGAGGGTAAAAGATAGAGAGATTGAAATAGCTGCCATTAGCACAGATGTACAGCTTGCAGACCCTTTTACCAAGGCATTACCAGTTTCAGTTTTCAAGAAGCACGTTGAAGACATGAGAATTCTCTCTAGTTTAGATTCCTGA
- the LOC112188547 gene encoding LRR receptor-like serine/threonine-protein kinase IOS1 isoform X1: MIIKHFPFALLSGFVLILSVLAVDDQTGFISLDCGLPTNSSYSEPGSGIDYISDEPFIDTGVSKSIAPEYKATHQQQVAHVRSFPQWTRNCYRVNITSGTKYMIRATFVYGNYDGLNKLPKFDLHMGPSFWDSITLANAAASTIKEVIHIPSLDYIHVCLVNTGSGTPFISALELRPLKNTTYITKSGSLAVEYRLDVGSQSNQSYRYDYDVFDRIWLPFNFNLWGELSTSLTVDSLIHNDYQVPSIVMSTAGTAMNSSTPMYIGWNPPDTTSEYYVYMHFAEIQKLKANESRSFNITLNDKLFYGPLVPSYLSTITIYSPAALTGGNFTFSLFKTENSTLPPILNAMEYFRVIDFSQSETNQDDVVAITNIKSTYGVEKNWQGDPCGPQEYVWEGLNCSLDDPPRITSLDLSSSGLTGEIASYISNLDMLQSLDLSNNSLTGSVPEFLTKLPNLKVLNLEKNKLNGSLPSMLIEKSTSGSLSLRVGENENLCAAISCKKKKNNVFIPIIAAVGGFAILFVASVVIFFSMRRKRKQVGTAVADSNIQMDSLENFESKKRQFTYSEVLTITNNFQTILGKGGFGPVYHGYVDDTQVAVKVLSPSSVQGYQQFQAEVKLLMRVHHRNLTGLVGYCNEGTNMALLYEYMANGNLESHLLGEDSNATLLTWESRLRIAADAAQGLEYLHNGCKPPIIHRDVKTPNILLAENFQAKLADFGLSRMFSTDEGTHMSTAVAGTPGYLDPEYHITGWLNEKSDVYSFGVVLLQIITSRPVISRTAQVNSHVSQWVSSMLSNGDIKSIVDPKLRGDFEINSAWKAVELARDCMSEMSTGRPNMSEVVTRLKECLGAELARINESRVSGTTDSSIVFSMNTGLSPSAR; encoded by the exons ATGATAATCAAGCATTTCCCATTTGCATTGCTTTCTGGGTTTGTTCTTATACTTTCAGTTCTTGCAGTAGATGATCAAACAG GCTTCATTAGCTTGGACTGTGGGCTACCAACAAATTCAAGCTACTCTGAGCCAGGATCAGGCATTGACTACATTTCAGATGAACCCTTTATTGACACCGGCGTAAGTAAAAGCATTGCGCCTGAATATAAAGCTACTCATCAGCAGCAAGTAGCTCATGTTCGTAGCTTTCCTCAATGGACCAGAAACTGTTACAGAGTGAACATTACAAGCGGTACTAAATATATGATCAGAGCAACTTTTGTGTATGGGAACTATGATGGGCTAAATAAACTGCCAAAATTTGATCTGCACATGGGACCTAGTTTCTGGGATTCAATCACACTAGCCAATGCAGCCGCGAGTACCATCAAAGAAGTCATTCATATTCCCTCATTAGACTACATTCATGTATGTCTTGTGAACACAGGCTCTGGAACACCATTCATTTCAGCATTGGAACTGAGGCCTTTAAAAAACACAACTTATATAACCAAAAGTGGTTCACTGGCAGTTGAGTATCGCTTGGATGTTGGTTCCCAAAGCAATCAATCATACAG GTATGACTATGACGTTTTTGATCGAATCTGGTTGCCTTTCAACTTCAATTTGTGGGGAGAGTTAAGTACCTCGCTTACGGTTGATTCCCTAATTCATAATGACTACCAAGTGCCATCTATAGTAATGAGTACTGCAGGCACTGCGATGAACTCTAGTACTCCCATGTATATCGGTTGGAATCCACCAGATACAACTTCTGAATACTATGTGTACATGCACTTTGCTGAAATCCAGAAGTTGAAAGCCAACGAGTCCAGATCCTTCAATATCACCCTGAATGACAAACTTTTTTATGGACCTCTAGTGCCAAGTTACTTGAGTACAATTACTATTTACAGCCCAGCAGCGTTAACAGGAGGAAATTTTACATTCTCACTCTTCAAAACTGAGAATTCAACACTGCCACCGATCCTCAATGCCATGGAGTACTTCAGAGTCATAGATTTCTCACAGTCAGAAACTAATCAAGACGATG TGGTTGCAATCACAAACATAAAGTCAACATATGGAGTTGAGAAAAATTGGCAGGGAGATCCATGTGGTCCACAAGAGTACGTCTGGGAAGGTCTAAACTGTAGCTTGGACGATCCCCCAAGAATCACATCCTT GGACTTGTCCTCGAGCGGCTTGACAGGAGAGATAGCTTCATATATATCCAATCTTGACATGTTACAATCTTT GGATTTATCTAACAATAGCTTAACTGGATCAGTACCTGAGTTTCTGACTAAATTGCCAAACCTGAAAGTCCT TAACTTGGAAAAGAACAAACTGAATGGTTCACTTCCAAGTATGCTTATCGAAAAATCGACAAGTGGATCACTATCGTTAAG GGTCGGAGAAAATGAAAACTTATGTGCAGCAATTTCatgcaaaaagaagaaaaacaatgtATTCATTCCAATAATAGCAGCAGTTGGTGGATTTGCTATTCTGTTTGTAGCATCAGTTGTTATATTTTTTAgcatgagaagaaaaagaaaacaag TTGGAACAGCAGTGGCAGATTCCAACATTCAAATGGATTCATTAGAAAATTTCGAGTCCAAGAAGAGACAATTTACATACTCAGAGGTGCTGACAATTACTAACAACTTTCAGACAATTCTTGGGAAAGGTGGATTTGGACCGGTTTACCATGGCTATGTAGATGATACTCAAGTAGCTGTGAAAGTACTTTCTCCATCATCAGTTCAAGGATACCAACAATTTCAAGCAGAG GTCAAACTTCTTATGAGAGTTCATCATAGAAACTTGACTGGCCTTGTTGGATATTGCAATGAAGGAACGAACATGGCTCTCCTCTACGAATACATGGCCAATGGAAATCTGGAATCGCATCTCTTGG GTGAAGATAGCAATGCAACTCTCTTGACTTGGGAAAGTCGACTTAGAATAGCGGCTGATGCAGCACAAG GACTGGAGTATCTTCACAATGGTTGTAAGCCACCTATTATCCACAGAGATGTGAAGACACCAAATATTTTGTTAGCCGAAAATTTCCAAGCAAAGTTGGCTGATTTTGGCCTATCCAGAATGTTCTCAACTGACGAAGGCACTCATATGTCAACAGCTGTTGCTGGCACCCCTGGATACCTTGACCCTGA GTACCACATAACAGGCTGGTTGAATGAGAAGAGTGATGTATATAGCTTTGGAGTTGTTCTCTTGCAGATAATAACTAGCCGACCTGTGATATCAAGAACAGCCCAAGTGAATAGTCATGTAAGTCAATGGGTTAGCTCCATGCTTTCTAATGGGGATATCAAAAGTATTGTTGATCCTAAGTTACGAGGAGACTTTGAAATCAACTCTGCGTGGAAGGCTGTTGAATTGGCAAGGGATTGTATGTCTGAAATGTCAACTGGAAGGCCAAACATGAGTGAGGTGGTGACAAGACTCAAAGAGTGCTTGGGAGCAGAGTTGGCTCGAATAAATGAAAGTCGTGTGAGTGGAACAACCGATTCATCAATTGTGTTCTCCATGAATACTGGACTCAGTCCTTCTGCGAGGTAA
- the LOC112190915 gene encoding mediator of RNA polymerase II transcription subunit 6, translating to MATPPPNMEGGPPQVVAQPPGTDMTGICFKDQLWLSSYPLDRNLVFDYFAISPFYDWTCNNEQLRQRAIHPLDISHLSKMTGTEYMLTEVTEPHLFVIRKQKRDSPEKVTPMMTYYVLDGSIYQAPQLCNVFAARVGRALYHITKAFTTASSNLEKIGYVDPENETAASESKASKETIDVREFNRVNQILQSLLRKLPPAPPPPPFPEGYVPVPTGEAENGSETQQAGEPQQPPVDPIIDQGPAKRMKY from the exons ATGGCCACGCCGCCGCCGAACATGGAGGGTGGCCCGCCGCAAGTTGTAGCACAGCCGCCGGGGACGGACATGACCGGAATATGCTTCAAGGACCAGCTTTGGCTGAGCTCTTATCCTCTCGATCGCAATCTGGTCTTTGATTACTTTGCAATCTCGCCCTTCTACGACTGGACCTGTAATAATGAACAGCTCCGTCAGCGCGCAATTCACCCTCTTGATATCTCTCACCTCTC CAAAATGACGGGGACAGAATACATGCTGACGGAAGTTACAGAGCCGCACCTGTTTGTTATCCGCAAGCAAAAGAGGGACAGTCCAGAGAAAGTAACACCCATGATGACTTACTATGTGTTGGATGGTTCGATATATCAAGCACCTCAGCTTTGCAATGTTTTTGCAGCTCGAGTT GGACGCGCTCTCTATCATATAACTAAGGCTTTCACCACTGCTTCTTCAAACTTGGAGAAGATTGGATATG TTGATCCAGAAAATGAGACTGCAGCCTCTGAATCCAAGGCTAGCAAAGAGACAATTGACGTAAGGGAATTTAATCGAGTGAACCAAATTCTTCAATCGTTATTGCGCAAG CTACCACCAGCCCCACCACCGCCACCATTCCCAGAAGGCTATGTTCCTGTACCCACTGGAGAAGCCGAGAACGGCTCAGAAACTCAGCAAGCCGGAGAGCCACAACAACCTCCGGTGGATCCCATCATTGATCAAGGCCCAGCTAAAAGGATGAAATATTAG